Below is a genomic region from Telmatobacter sp. DSM 110680.
GCTGGTAACGGGGGCCTCCCAGGGAATTGGACGAGCTTGCGCGCTGGAACTCGCGAAAGCCGGAGCTACGGTGGCGTTAGCAGCGCGCAATGAGGCGAAACTGGCCGACGTGGCAGCGGAGATTGCAGCAGCAGGCGGTCAGGCTGCGGCATTTGCCCTAGACGTAGCGAGCGAGGAATCCATTAAGAACGGCGCCAAGGCCGTAATCGACCGCTTCGGCAAGGTCGAAATCCTCGTCAACAACGCCGGCATCACCCGCGATGATCTGATGATGCGCATGAAACGAAGCGACTGGGATGATGTGCTGAGCACCAATCTCACCGGCGCGTTTCTGCTTACGCAAGCTCTGCTCCGCCAGATGATGAAGAACCGCTGGGGCCGCATCATCAACATCACCAGCGTGGTCGGGCGCACGGGGCAGGAAGGCCAGGTAAACTACGCCGCATCGAAGGCCGGGCTGATTGGATTCACGCGGTCGCTTGCGCGCGAGGTAGCCTCACGTGGCATCACGGTCAACGCTGTCGCCCCGGGGTATATTGAAACGCCGATGACGACGGTGCTCGGCGAAAAGCTGCGCGAAAAAATGATCGAGCAGATTCCACTCGGCCGTTCGGGAACCGACGCGGAAATTGCCCAGCCGGTAGTGTTTTTAGCATCGGATGCGGCCGCCTACATAACCGGTCACGTGCTGGATGTTAATGGCGGCATGTTCATGGGCGGGTGAGTCGCAATTATTACTCGGCAGCACTTTTATTGCGGAGGGGCCGAATCGTCATCGCGTTGACGCGGCGGAACCATCACGGCAACCGAGGTGGCAAGAAAAGCGCCATTCTTCACTGAACCTTCAGTCCGAATCATGTCGCCAATCTGGATATCGCCCAGGGTGATAGGATCGCGGCGTTTGCGAAACGTGGTGTTTTCGTCGGCTACAAAGGTGTGCGTCGCATTATCCGGACCGCCTTGCAACGTCACCTTCACTTCGTTGATGGAGGTGACTTTTCCCATCAGCCAGGTTTTCCCGTAATTGGCCTGCATCTCGCGCATCTCTTTAGCGCGCTCGGGATCTATCTGCACTATGGCGATGGCGCCGACTGATTTCGTGTTGGCATCCATTTCGCCCGTGGCGCCGATGGCATCTCCCACTTTGATGTCGCCGGCTTTGATCGGTGTAGGAGTCGGGGGCGGCTGAAATTCGCCGTCGTTATTCCCGCCTTGGCCGCGACGAAAGCCACCACCGTTGCCTTTCATGATGCGAGTATTCACGCTGTAGTGAATCGTGTAGAGTTCGCCATTCTCAGTTTTGACGGTGAAGTGCTCAGGCGTGATCTCGGTAACCGTACCCAGCACTCCGCGGCCCATAATCCCGCCGCCCCATCCGCCGCGATTCCCGCGCTGCCCAGGACTGCGCCCCTGCGCCGACTTCGCTGGATTCGCCTGGCTCGGATTCTGAGGAGCACCTGTGTCCTGGGCGACGGCAACAAAACTCGAAACGCCGAATGAGAGAAGAAGCGCCAACGAAACGTAACTGCCTTTCATATTTCTCCCGGAGGCAATCAACTCCACTGGGTAGACGGACGCCAAGCATGAACGGATGACGTTCATCTCCGAATCATCCAGCGATTGCATCGATGATTATTGCCTTTTGGGGGTCTGCGACGATAGCAATTCTTCAAATTCCGGCAATCCCTGCAAAGAAGCAAACTCGCTGTCGGCGATGATCTTCTTGGGGTTGGCGTAGCCCTCGCTGATTGCCATGCGCAAGTATTGAATTGCACGGTCAGGCATCCCCGCCCGCACGCAACCCTTGGCCATGTAGTAATTCATGGCCCCGCGATCCGACACGGATGCCGGATTCTCAACGCGCGGTCGCGTGCTGTTGTCGAAAATTTGTGGATCGATTTTCAGTGCGGCTTTGTACTCTTCCCAGCCCTTCTTATACTTATGCTGCGAGAGCAGGTTAGTCCCAAGATTCTTTCGAATCAGCGCAGAACCGGGATCATCCTTCAACGCCTTGCGGTACATCTTCTCTGCGCTGTGATAATCCTTCATTGCATCGTAGACGGTCCCCAGATTGTTCAGGACATTTGAGCTTTTAGGAGCAAGCTTGTCAGAAGTCCGGTAACAATGCATCGCGTCGGTCAAATTGAACATCAATTGGTAGGCGATGCCCATCTTGTTCCAAACTACGGCATCGTCAGGTGGGGCTTTCTTGTAGGCCTCGATGGCTGCCTGATACCGTTGATGGGCCATCAGAGCATCCCCAATCTGTTCAGGGGTTGCTTCAGCCTTGGGCAGGGAAGTGATCGAAATTGCAGCGGTCGCAGGCTTGGTTGTACCCGGAGACTGTGTAGCAGGAGGCTGAGCCTGGCTCAGTGCGGAGGTGCTCACAATGGCTGCCATCAGGATAGCCGGCAGCAAGCGTTCATCGAACCTGCTCATAATCCCCTCCTCGAGAAGGAATCGAGGCGACAAACCAGCATCATCGTCACATGAAATTAGAGCACCAATTTGTACATCATCGTCAAGTTCGTTTGATTCACCGGTGCAAACTGGATTGTGAGAGTCATGAGACGGAACTACCGTCTGGCTCCAACTTGCTTGAAATGAGGATCTTCACGTCATGAGCTCGACAATCGCTTTCCCCCCGCAATCCGATCTCGCGCAGCGTTTCCGCACTGTTCGGTTGCGTACACTAGCTATTTGCAAGCCACTGACCCCTGAGGACATGATGGTGCAGTCCTGCGCCGAGGCCTCGCCCGCTAAGTGGCATCTTGCCCATACGGCCTGGTTCTTTGAGTCGTTCGTCCTGAAAGAGTTTTTGCCCGGCTACAGGCTTTTTAACCAGGACTTTCCCTGGCTGTTCAACAGCTATTACCGTAGTTTTGCGGATTTCCCTGAAAAGCGGCTGCGCGCGTCGTTCTCACGGCCCGGTCTCGATGAGGTAATCAGCTACCGAAGCTATGTGGACGAAGCCATCGAGAGATTGCTCGAGGTGAACTCGGATCCGGAAGCGCTCCGCAGAATCGAACTGGGAGCCAATCACGAGGAGCAGCACCAGGAGCTATTGCTCACTGACATCCTTCACGCGTTTTATACCAATCCTCTTCGGCCCGTTTACCGGCGATCCGATTCCGAGCAAAACATAACAGCAGCGCAGCCCGATCCGCTGCACTTTATTCATTTCCCTGGCGGTCTTGTTGACGTTGGATTTTCAGGTTCCGGATTCTGTTACGACAATGAATTGCCTCGGCACCGCGTATGGCTTGCCCCTTACGCGTTGGCAGATAGACTCGTTACAAATC
It encodes:
- a CDS encoding DUF5666 domain-containing protein; translated protein: MKGSYVSLALLLSFGVSSFVAVAQDTGAPQNPSQANPAKSAQGRSPGQRGNRGGWGGGIMGRGVLGTVTEITPEHFTVKTENGELYTIHYSVNTRIMKGNGGGFRRGQGGNNDGEFQPPPTPTPIKAGDIKVGDAIGATGEMDANTKSVGAIAIVQIDPERAKEMREMQANYGKTWLMGKVTSINEVKVTLQGGPDNATHTFVADENTTFRKRRDPITLGDIQIGDMIRTEGSVKNGAFLATSVAVMVPPRQRDDDSAPPQ
- the egtB gene encoding ergothioneine biosynthesis protein EgtB, whose amino-acid sequence is MSSTIAFPPQSDLAQRFRTVRLRTLAICKPLTPEDMMVQSCAEASPAKWHLAHTAWFFESFVLKEFLPGYRLFNQDFPWLFNSYYRSFADFPEKRLRASFSRPGLDEVISYRSYVDEAIERLLEVNSDPEALRRIELGANHEEQHQELLLTDILHAFYTNPLRPVYRRSDSEQNITAAQPDPLHFIHFPGGLVDVGFSGSGFCYDNELPRHRVWLAPYALADRLVTNREYAEFIADGGYRKSELWLSAGWDAIEQNRWRAPLYWNEAGESWTLYTLRGETSLEEAANAPVSHISYFEADAYARWAGKRLPTELEWEVAAAGQPARGNLLDAEFFVPASAPAASNPGDQSRQLWGDCWEWTASAYLGYPGFAPLEGSLGEYNGKFMSGQMVLRGGSCVTPQAHIRSSYRNFFPPETRWQFSGIRLADK
- a CDS encoding tetratricopeptide repeat protein; the protein is MSRFDERLLPAILMAAIVSTSALSQAQPPATQSPGTTKPATAAISITSLPKAEATPEQIGDALMAHQRYQAAIEAYKKAPPDDAVVWNKMGIAYQLMFNLTDAMHCYRTSDKLAPKSSNVLNNLGTVYDAMKDYHSAEKMYRKALKDDPGSALIRKNLGTNLLSQHKYKKGWEEYKAALKIDPQIFDNSTRPRVENPASVSDRGAMNYYMAKGCVRAGMPDRAIQYLRMAISEGYANPKKIIADSEFASLQGLPEFEELLSSQTPKRQ
- the fabG gene encoding 3-oxoacyl-[acyl-carrier-protein] reductase — protein: MADLQGRIALVTGASQGIGRACALELAKAGATVALAARNEAKLADVAAEIAAAGGQAAAFALDVASEESIKNGAKAVIDRFGKVEILVNNAGITRDDLMMRMKRSDWDDVLSTNLTGAFLLTQALLRQMMKNRWGRIINITSVVGRTGQEGQVNYAASKAGLIGFTRSLAREVASRGITVNAVAPGYIETPMTTVLGEKLREKMIEQIPLGRSGTDAEIAQPVVFLASDAAAYITGHVLDVNGGMFMGG